The following coding sequences lie in one bacterium genomic window:
- a CDS encoding MATE family efflux transporter, whose protein sequence is MAGSSGQVREASIIVPGARAGSTVEAWRLAYPTVIGMLSATLMWTVDTLLLGRVGKVELAAAGLGGVLVWTLYTFFVGLVQGVATFVAQAKGAGRHGECALFAWQGLYLALPGALVLAVFYWQAGNLLALAGPDPAVAGEALRYMRARMTGAYFLLATFVFHSFFRGIGSVRTSMAISLVSNLVNLVLDLLLIFGPGPWPRWTTFGAGLATSIADLSAALLGCALFLRPRVAILYHPWRARALRLDALRRLLRVGAPIGVQTFLDMGSFTVFMALMGRLGTDELAASQIAVQLLSFSFMPANGIAKAATTMVGQYLGAGRAALAARCGWVSLRMNLVYSLAVALIFFGARAHLFSLFNGDPGVVAAGLGIVPLLALFQIGDAVQMTMSGALQGAGDTRAPMLITGIGSYAIFLPLALVFAYRLQWGIFGAWLGGVIAFACIATLLTLRFRHGAWQRTRI, encoded by the coding sequence ATGGCAGGCAGCAGCGGGCAGGTGCGGGAGGCGAGCATCATCGTGCCGGGCGCGCGCGCGGGCTCCACTGTCGAGGCCTGGCGCCTGGCCTACCCCACCGTGATCGGCATGCTCTCGGCCACCTTGATGTGGACGGTGGACACCCTGCTGCTCGGCCGGGTCGGCAAGGTGGAGCTGGCGGCGGCGGGGCTGGGCGGCGTGCTGGTGTGGACCCTCTACACCTTCTTCGTCGGTCTCGTGCAGGGCGTGGCGACCTTCGTCGCCCAGGCGAAGGGCGCCGGTCGCCACGGCGAGTGCGCGCTCTTCGCCTGGCAAGGCCTCTATCTCGCCCTGCCGGGTGCGCTGGTGCTGGCCGTCTTCTACTGGCAGGCGGGGAACCTGCTCGCACTGGCCGGTCCCGATCCCGCCGTTGCGGGCGAGGCGCTGCGCTACATGCGCGCCCGCATGACCGGCGCCTACTTCCTGCTCGCCACCTTCGTCTTCCACAGCTTCTTTCGCGGCATCGGCAGCGTGCGCACCTCGATGGCGATCTCGCTGGTGTCGAACCTGGTCAACCTGGTGCTCGACCTGCTGCTCATCTTCGGGCCCGGGCCTTGGCCGCGCTGGACCACCTTTGGCGCCGGACTGGCCACGAGCATCGCCGATCTCTCGGCGGCCCTGCTCGGCTGCGCGCTCTTTCTCAGGCCGCGCGTGGCGATACTCTACCATCCCTGGCGGGCGCGGGCCCTGCGGCTGGACGCCCTGCGCCGCCTCCTGCGCGTCGGCGCGCCGATCGGCGTGCAGACCTTCCTCGACATGGGCAGCTTCACCGTCTTCATGGCGCTGATGGGCCGGCTCGGCACGGACGAACTGGCCGCCAGCCAGATCGCGGTGCAGCTGCTCAGCTTCTCCTTCATGCCGGCCAACGGCATCGCCAAGGCCGCGACGACGATGGTGGGTCAGTACCTCGGGGCCGGCCGCGCCGCGCTTGCCGCGCGCTGCGGCTGGGTGAGCCTGCGCATGAACCTGGTCTACTCGCTGGCGGTGGCGCTGATCTTCTTCGGCGCGCGCGCGCACCTGTTCAGCCTCTTCAACGGCGATCCGGGCGTGGTGGCGGCGGGCCTCGGCATCGTGCCGCTGCTCGCGCTCTTCCAGATCGGCGACGCGGTGCAGATGACGATGAGCGGCGCCCTCCAGGGCGCCGGCGACACGCGAGCGCCGATGCTGATCACGGGGATCGGCTCCTACGCGATCTTCCTGCCGCTCGCGCTCGTCTTCGCCTATCGGCTGCAGTGGGGGATCTTCGGCGCCTGGCTCGGCGGGGTGATCGCCTTTGCCTGCATCGCCACGCTGCTGACGCTCCGCTTCCGCCACGGCGCCTGGCAGCGCACGCGGATCTAG